A section of the Lepus europaeus isolate LE1 chromosome 10, mLepTim1.pri, whole genome shotgun sequence genome encodes:
- the CBX6 gene encoding chromobox protein homolog 6 isoform X1, which produces MELSAVGERVFAAESIIKRRIRKGRIEYLVKWKGWAIKYSTWEPEENILDSRLIAAFEQKERERELYGPKKRGPKPKTFLLKARAQAEALRISDVHFSVKPSASASTPKLHSSAAVHRLKKDIRRCHRMSRRPLPRPDPQGGSPGLRPPISPFSETVRILNRKVKPREPKRSRVILNLKVIDKGAGGAGAGQGAGALARPKVPSRNRVIGKSKKFSESVLRTQIRHMKLGALALYKPPAAPLAPPPAAASAPGPGLLLAAPAAPYDARSSTPQSSSDPDDAPPKLLPETLPAPDWRQPEVLDLSLPPETAAASKRVPPDATAAAGQALPTASEPEAGDWRPEMSPCSNVVVTDVTSNLLTVTIKEFCNPEDFEKVAAGVGGAAAGAGGGGSGGSK; this is translated from the exons ATGGAGCTGTCTGCAGTGGGCGAGCGGGTCTTCGCGGCCGAATCCATCATCAAGCGGCGGATCCGAAAG gGACGCATCGAGTACCTGGTGAAATGGAAGGGGTGGGCGATCAA GTACAGCACCTGGGAGCCCGAGGAGAACATCCTGGACTCGCGGCTCATCGCGGCCTTCGAGCAGAA GGAGCGCGAGCGGGAGCTGTACGGGCCCAAGAAGAGGGGACCCAAGCCCAAAACTTTCCTGCTCAAG GCCCGGGCCCAGGCCGAGGCCCTCCGCATCAGTGACGTGCATTTCTCTGTCAAGCCGAGCGCCAGCGCGTCCACGCCCAAGCTGCACTCCAGCGCCGCCGTGCACCGACTCAAGAAAGACATCCGGCGCTGCCACCGCATGTCCCGCCGCCCCCTGCCGCGGCCGGACCCGCAGGGGGGCAGCCCCGGCCTGCGCCCGCCCATCTCGCCCTTCTCCGAGACCGTGCGCATCCTCAACCGCAAGGTAAAGCCGCGGGAGCCCAAGCGCAGCCGCGTCATCCTGAACCTGAAAGTGATCGACAAgggcgcgggcggcgcgggcgcgggccAGGGCGCGGGGGCGCTCGCCCGCCCCAAGGTGCCGTCCAGGAACCGCGTCATCGGCAAGAGCAAGAAGTTCAGCGAGAGCGTCCTGCGCACGCAGATCCGCCACATGAAGCTGGGCGCCCTGGCGCTCTACAAGCCCCCGGCCGCGCCGCTggcgcccccgcccgccgccgccagcgcccccggccccgggctGCTGctggccgcccccgccgccccctaCGACGCCCGCAGCTCCACGCCTCAGTCCTCCTCCGACCCCGACGACGCGCCCCCCAAGCTGCTCCCCGAGACCCTCCCTGCGCCCGACTGGCGCCAGCCCGAGGTGCTCgacctgtccctccctcccgAGACGGCGGCTGCCAGTAAGCGCGTGCCCCCTGATGCCACGGCGGCTGCCGGCCAGGCACTGCCCACAGCCTCCGAGCCGGAGGCCGGGGACTGGCGCCCTGAGATGTCCCCCTGCTCCAACGTCGTCGTCACCGATGTCACCAGCAACCTCCTGACGGTCACCATCAAGGAATTCTGCAACCCCGAGGATTTCGAGAAGGTggccgcgggggtggggggcgcggcCGCGGGGGCCGGTGGGGGCGGCAGCGGGGGGAGCAAGTGA
- the CBX6 gene encoding chromobox protein homolog 6 isoform X2: protein MELSAVGERVFAAESIIKRRIRKGRIEYLVKWKGWAIKYSTWEPEENILDSRLIAAFEQKERERELYGPKKRGPKPKTFLLKPSASASTPKLHSSAAVHRLKKDIRRCHRMSRRPLPRPDPQGGSPGLRPPISPFSETVRILNRKVKPREPKRSRVILNLKVIDKGAGGAGAGQGAGALARPKVPSRNRVIGKSKKFSESVLRTQIRHMKLGALALYKPPAAPLAPPPAAASAPGPGLLLAAPAAPYDARSSTPQSSSDPDDAPPKLLPETLPAPDWRQPEVLDLSLPPETAAASKRVPPDATAAAGQALPTASEPEAGDWRPEMSPCSNVVVTDVTSNLLTVTIKEFCNPEDFEKVAAGVGGAAAGAGGGGSGGSK from the exons ATGGAGCTGTCTGCAGTGGGCGAGCGGGTCTTCGCGGCCGAATCCATCATCAAGCGGCGGATCCGAAAG gGACGCATCGAGTACCTGGTGAAATGGAAGGGGTGGGCGATCAA GTACAGCACCTGGGAGCCCGAGGAGAACATCCTGGACTCGCGGCTCATCGCGGCCTTCGAGCAGAA GGAGCGCGAGCGGGAGCTGTACGGGCCCAAGAAGAGGGGACCCAAGCCCAAAACTTTCCTGCTCAAG CCGAGCGCCAGCGCGTCCACGCCCAAGCTGCACTCCAGCGCCGCCGTGCACCGACTCAAGAAAGACATCCGGCGCTGCCACCGCATGTCCCGCCGCCCCCTGCCGCGGCCGGACCCGCAGGGGGGCAGCCCCGGCCTGCGCCCGCCCATCTCGCCCTTCTCCGAGACCGTGCGCATCCTCAACCGCAAGGTAAAGCCGCGGGAGCCCAAGCGCAGCCGCGTCATCCTGAACCTGAAAGTGATCGACAAgggcgcgggcggcgcgggcgcgggccAGGGCGCGGGGGCGCTCGCCCGCCCCAAGGTGCCGTCCAGGAACCGCGTCATCGGCAAGAGCAAGAAGTTCAGCGAGAGCGTCCTGCGCACGCAGATCCGCCACATGAAGCTGGGCGCCCTGGCGCTCTACAAGCCCCCGGCCGCGCCGCTggcgcccccgcccgccgccgccagcgcccccggccccgggctGCTGctggccgcccccgccgccccctaCGACGCCCGCAGCTCCACGCCTCAGTCCTCCTCCGACCCCGACGACGCGCCCCCCAAGCTGCTCCCCGAGACCCTCCCTGCGCCCGACTGGCGCCAGCCCGAGGTGCTCgacctgtccctccctcccgAGACGGCGGCTGCCAGTAAGCGCGTGCCCCCTGATGCCACGGCGGCTGCCGGCCAGGCACTGCCCACAGCCTCCGAGCCGGAGGCCGGGGACTGGCGCCCTGAGATGTCCCCCTGCTCCAACGTCGTCGTCACCGATGTCACCAGCAACCTCCTGACGGTCACCATCAAGGAATTCTGCAACCCCGAGGATTTCGAGAAGGTggccgcgggggtggggggcgcggcCGCGGGGGCCGGTGGGGGCGGCAGCGGGGGGAGCAAGTGA